Proteins encoded by one window of Sulfurimonas crateris:
- a CDS encoding diguanylate cyclase domain-containing protein: MKHSIKKIFQNLSLLLLLAAVFAAFGVLAAVEHSKSYEKIDNLNNQKRIISSLLSLPKGDLDLALIQFNGKSTQLLHDIDKLRNQYEFSFIERFILSNSKEYLSDLDKLSSLTKEFNERASDFYTKKNNGDKEKEEALQKSFLSLYDQINNIIFRAVSYNQQKFNIHKNITYLAFILILSIAFWYRKRLASIYKDIEYLYNVDKKGYEIFSQEAGAIAVRMRRKPDVSENPAMVDPVTGINNLKGLMSSYAEKKNVKEKNYTSVTIFEIDNFSKTNRVYSQELTQNILKKVAFAISLHKQSADVIARTDYNQFTVILSRESKEQSYKDADIIRQSVAELKLTSPELGPIVIKMSGGFVIKPNHISLEEGITQAKKVLSYAKETGGDKISQIKDLAHSEL; this comes from the coding sequence ATGAAGCACTCTATAAAAAAGATTTTTCAGAACTTATCGCTTTTACTTTTATTAGCGGCAGTATTTGCGGCATTTGGAGTGCTGGCGGCAGTTGAACACTCAAAATCATACGAAAAAATAGACAATCTTAACAATCAGAAGCGAATTATCAGCTCTCTCCTCTCACTTCCAAAGGGTGACCTTGATCTTGCACTTATACAGTTTAACGGCAAAAGTACCCAACTTCTGCACGATATTGACAAACTCCGCAATCAGTACGAGTTTAGTTTTATTGAGAGATTTATACTATCAAATTCAAAAGAGTACCTATCAGACCTGGACAAACTAAGCTCACTTACAAAAGAGTTTAACGAGAGGGCAAGTGACTTCTATACAAAGAAAAACAACGGCGACAAAGAGAAGGAGGAGGCTCTTCAAAAAAGTTTTCTCTCTCTGTACGATCAGATCAACAACATAATATTCAGAGCCGTCTCGTACAACCAGCAGAAGTTCAATATTCATAAAAACATAACCTATCTTGCATTTATACTGATCCTCTCTATCGCTTTTTGGTATAGAAAAAGATTGGCATCCATATATAAGGATATTGAATACTTATATAATGTAGACAAAAAAGGGTATGAGATATTTTCACAAGAGGCCGGAGCAATAGCAGTGAGAATGAGAAGAAAGCCAGATGTCTCTGAAAACCCTGCAATGGTAGACCCAGTAACAGGCATCAATAACCTAAAAGGTCTTATGAGCTCTTACGCTGAGAAGAAAAATGTCAAAGAGAAGAACTATACATCTGTGACGATATTTGAGATCGACAACTTCTCAAAGACGAACAGAGTCTACTCTCAAGAGCTTACGCAAAACATACTCAAAAAGGTTGCATTTGCCATCTCTCTTCACAAACAATCAGCTGATGTAATAGCAAGAACAGACTACAACCAGTTTACAGTTATTCTATCAAGAGAGAGCAAAGAGCAGTCATATAAAGATGCGGATATCATCCGCCAAAGCGTTGCAGAGCTCAAACTGACATCTCCTGAGCTTGGACCTATAGTCATAAAAATGAGCGGTGGGTTTGTCATAAAACCAAATCATATATCTCTTGAAGAGGGCATCACACAGGCTAAAAAAGTACTAAGTTACGCTAAAGAGACAGGCGGAGACAAAATATCTCAGATTAAAGACCTCGCACACAGCGAACTCTAA
- a CDS encoding thiamine-phosphate kinase has protein sequence MNLENYFISQFKNAHIGDDGALVGSAVYSKDAFFEDVHFKKEWMSYYQIATKAMMINISDAIAMNAKPKYALLSVAMPKSMTMKEMRELASGFEDTAAKYGIEIIGGDTIGNIKLDITITIISEADKPLRRQGLRKGYLVAHTGKLGRSAKELRRLANLGKIHKSSKFVDIRLRDKFVSKASRYLKCGMDISDGLFSDLGKLSSANRLGFNFYKRIPKRVGCSGEEYEMLFGFDKRDKKALFRVAKLCRTSITIVAQSARKNYKNRCKAHHF, from the coding sequence TTGAATTTAGAAAATTATTTTATATCTCAGTTTAAAAACGCTCATATCGGTGATGACGGAGCTTTGGTAGGTTCTGCGGTCTACTCAAAAGATGCCTTTTTCGAAGATGTACACTTTAAGAAAGAGTGGATGAGTTACTATCAGATAGCCACAAAAGCGATGATGATAAATATCTCTGACGCTATCGCCATGAACGCAAAGCCAAAATATGCACTTCTTAGCGTGGCAATGCCTAAATCTATGACGATGAAAGAGATGCGTGAACTGGCGTCAGGATTTGAAGATACGGCAGCAAAGTACGGCATAGAGATAATCGGTGGAGACACCATAGGCAACATCAAGCTTGATATTACGATAACTATCATATCCGAGGCAGATAAACCTCTAAGAAGACAAGGGCTAAGAAAAGGCTATTTAGTCGCTCATACGGGGAAACTCGGAAGAAGTGCAAAAGAGCTTAGAAGATTAGCAAACCTTGGCAAGATACATAAGAGCTCAAAGTTTGTAGATATTAGGCTAAGAGATAAGTTCGTATCTAAAGCGTCACGCTACCTAAAGTGCGGGATGGATATCTCAGACGGTCTTTTTAGCGATTTGGGCAAGCTCTCATCTGCTAACAGGCTGGGGTTTAATTTTTATAAACGCATACCAAAAAGAGTAGGGTGCAGCGGCGAAGAGTATGAGATGCTTTTTGGCTTTGACAAAAGAGACAAAAAAGCGCTCTTTAGAGTTGCAAAACTCTGCCGCACATCCATAACCATAGTTGCACAAAGTGCCAGAAAAAATTATAAAAACAGATGCAAAGCGCATCATTTTTAA
- the truD gene encoding tRNA pseudouridine(13) synthase TruD: MDRFYSLSHSSIDFHFRQTPRDFVVEEMPLYEFSGDGEHLVLFVRKKGLSTLELVSIIAKYLGIQNKEMGYAGLKDKHAMTKQYISLHKKHEAKMDTFAHEDIKILSKAYHNNKIRIGHLSGNRFYIKLKKVNPTAAKKIDEALKNIATFGMPNFFGYQRFGTDGNNHIDGEKIAKGEKKERNVKVKKLLVSAYQSHLFNLWLSRRLEINALVQKFETKDLEPLLNMPNHELEKMKAQTHPFKLISGDIMEHYPHGRLFDYEGSEHDLERFNEKDISVTGLLCGKKARIASDAARVIEKEFDDEINADGTRRYAWVYPKDVEGRYKDEEAQYELNFSLPKGSYATVLIEEIAKREIRE, from the coding sequence ATGGACAGATTTTATTCGCTCTCACATTCAAGCATAGATTTTCACTTTAGACAGACGCCAAGAGACTTCGTTGTCGAGGAGATGCCGTTATATGAATTTAGCGGCGATGGTGAGCATCTTGTACTGTTTGTCAGAAAAAAAGGGCTCTCTACGCTAGAGCTTGTCTCTATCATTGCAAAATATTTGGGGATTCAAAACAAAGAGATGGGTTATGCGGGACTAAAAGACAAGCACGCTATGACAAAGCAGTACATCTCACTTCATAAAAAACATGAAGCGAAGATGGATACGTTTGCGCATGAAGATATAAAGATACTCTCAAAAGCATACCATAACAATAAGATAAGAATAGGGCATCTAAGCGGTAACAGGTTCTACATTAAATTAAAAAAAGTAAACCCGACCGCAGCAAAAAAGATAGATGAGGCTCTAAAAAATATAGCAACGTTTGGAATGCCAAACTTCTTTGGTTATCAGCGTTTTGGAACGGATGGAAACAACCATATAGACGGTGAGAAGATCGCAAAAGGTGAAAAGAAGGAGCGTAATGTAAAGGTAAAGAAACTTCTTGTCAGCGCATACCAGAGCCATCTTTTTAACCTCTGGCTCAGCAGACGTCTTGAGATAAACGCTCTTGTGCAAAAGTTTGAGACAAAAGATCTCGAACCTCTGCTAAATATGCCAAACCATGAACTTGAAAAAATGAAGGCTCAGACTCACCCTTTTAAGCTTATAAGCGGCGATATTATGGAGCACTATCCTCATGGCAGACTCTTTGATTATGAGGGCAGCGAGCATGACCTTGAGAGATTTAACGAAAAAGATATATCAGTAACCGGTCTTTTGTGCGGTAAAAAAGCAAGAATTGCCTCAGATGCGGCAAGAGTGATAGAAAAAGAGTTTGATGATGAGATAAATGCGGACGGCACAAGAAGATATGCATGGGTATATCCAAAAGACGTTGAGGGAAGATACAAAGATGAAGAGGCTCAGTATGAGCTTAACTTTTCGCTTCCAAAAGGCTCTTATGCCACGGTTTTAATCGAAGAGATAGCGAAAAGAGAAATAAGGGAGTAG